From the genome of Bacillota bacterium LX-D:
TTGAGGCTTTTGATGAAGGCTTATGCGTACAGATAATGCACATTGGACCGTATTCGACCGAACCTGAAACGATGAAGAAAATTGATGCTTTTATCGCACAGGAAGGCTTAAAGGACAGGCTTGGTATCGGAGGAAAACACCACGAGATATATCTTTCGGACCCGAGGAAGAGTAAGCCGGAGCGCATGAAAACAGTGCTCAGGCATCCAGTAGGAAGATGATTTTTTAGGAGGAGTGGCTCATATAGGTGCGCATAAAAAAGCAACCATTGGCTCAAAGGACAACTCAATGGCTGCTCTATTTATGAAAAATGAAGCAATTATCTTAATAAGGGCAAGCTTCCGGTCAGTTTGTTGATTTTTTTCTTGCTGCCATATAACGCAATTCCCAAATAGGTAAAGTCAGTTTCCCCCGTGGATTTTGCCTTGCGCATATAGTCATCATAAGTGTTGCAGCCTTGCGCCACATCGGAAAAGTCCACCACCGTCAAATCACTGTAGTCGGAGGTGTAAAGCTTTTTCCGCAGGGCTTTCAGCATTTCCCTGTTTCCTTTTAAAATGGGTACGGGCAATGTAACAATGCCCATATGTACATGACCTGAAGCGTCCATGACATCCCGACCAATACATTCAGGAGCCTGCCGGCCAAGGGTAATGCCCAATATTGCGGCAGTATTGGCAAGAATCCCCGCTGGAAGGGATTCGTCTAAGATGAGGACGCACTTTATTTCCTGATTGGTCATTGGGATTTGACCTCCTTTAAATTTGTTTTTTCATTTCTGTCTTTTCTTTCTGAAAGGAACAGTCCTATTAAGGTAAGGAGTGCGCCTGTCAGAGCCATCCCTGTGATGTTTTCATGCAGGATCAGGGAGGATGCCGCAATGGTGATCACAGGCACCATGTAAATGTAGGCGCTTGTTTTTATAGCGCCCAAAATTCCTACCGACCAATTCCATGTGACAAAACACAACGCCGAAGCTCCCAATCCCAGGTATAAAATGTTCAGCAGATTGGAGGCTTTTGTGAACCGGTCAAAGTTCAGAGTGAAGTCCGACAGAAAAAGCACGGGAATCATGAAAAGTAGCCCGTAAAAAAATACCCTGCGGGTGCACCCGATGGTATGATAGCCCAGCTTGCTTGTTTTCCGCATGAGAACGGAATAAACCGCCCAAACCACAGAGGCGAGGACAGCCAATATATCCCCGGCAGGACTGAGCTTTAAAATGAAACTTCCGTTCCATCCGATAAGCAGGATACCTGTAATGGCGACGATAAAACCCGCAAAAAACTGCGGGCGAAGCTGTTCTCCCTCTAAAAAGGAGTGTGCCAAAACCGCGGTGAAAAAAGGCGCAATGGACACGATGACACCTACATTGGAGGCAAGGGTGTAGGCAAGGGCGATGTTTTCCAGCAAGAAATACAGGGTAACACCGCAAAGCCCTGCCCCCATGAAAAGCAACTCCTCATGAATTCCCTTGGCTTTAAGAAAATGGGGATACGCCGGAAGCAGCACAATGTAGCCTATGCTGAACCGAAAAAACAATATTTCAGAGGGGGTAAAGTCCGTCAACAGGATTTTTGTAGAAATAAAGGTGGTCCCCCAAATCAAAATGGTGACAAGGGCCGACAGGTGTCCGGCAGCCATAGTACGAGGGTTCTCCATCATAAATCCCCCTTGTCCTTTGGCCGCTGTGCTTCGGCTTCGTCGGTAAATATCCGCATGTATTGACGGGGCGTTAAACCAATCAGCTTCTTAAAAAAGTTTGAAAAATGGCTTTGGTCGCTAAAACCTGTTCGAAAAGCAACCTCCACGGGGGAAATCCCTTGCT
Proteins encoded in this window:
- a CDS encoding GyrI-like domain-containing protein — translated: EAFDEGLCVQIMHIGPYSTEPETMKKIDAFIAQEGLKDRLGIGGKHHEIYLSDPRKSKPERMKTVLRHPVGR
- a CDS encoding DUF2000 domain-containing protein, with amino-acid sequence MTNQEIKCVLILDESLPAGILANTAAILGITLGRQAPECIGRDVMDASGHVHMGIVTLPVPILKGNREMLKALRKKLYTSDYSDLTVVDFSDVAQGCNTYDDYMRKAKSTGETDFTYLGIALYGSKKKINKLTGSLPLLR
- a CDS encoding DMT family transporter, producing MENPRTMAAGHLSALVTILIWGTTFISTKILLTDFTPSEILFFRFSIGYIVLLPAYPHFLKAKGIHEELLFMGAGLCGVTLYFLLENIALAYTLASNVGVIVSIAPFFTAVLAHSFLEGEQLRPQFFAGFIVAITGILLIGWNGSFILKLSPAGDILAVLASVVWAVYSVLMRKTSKLGYHTIGCTRRVFFYGLLFMIPVLFLSDFTLNFDRFTKASNLLNILYLGLGASALCFVTWNWSVGILGAIKTSAYIYMVPVITIAASSLILHENITGMALTGALLTLIGLFLSERKDRNEKTNLKEVKSQ